From a single Micromonas commoda chromosome 5, complete sequence genomic region:
- a CDS encoding predicted protein gives MHSVPSSVWHGIPAPRSEHSDDGTSRSGSVWAGNAYLDSSVHGTTAGPRRSDSWRARVAAGGGDGVDIEAIAGIAAVDIALARGEVARIVARQPARRVGRSNTNTTATADHDEGDRGGFGQDERAASVTAKNPYRDAIVNALGHLAKDAGGIAWIEVWARDDEDSDELHLQTSWLNRGGRMVAPPALARALKTPAQPCAPGVRLPGTLFALGTGSPATLGSPVHWRPLAELAANPDVQHDDFVRRLEEALPGASACGVVTRDASVMLLMVTMPPERWDVRAPPPPCEGTATAAPMLRAGAEAVAGMLWMGRARLAHVAGRRARAARAWSALRALARTRALRNMVVTAQYTFAAGLLEPERAESSKATDDSRGRGGDFGAQKISPNSPNSPAVTSAMRSYVLKVWNKCKGAGGVPMPRDNWEKTAYTFAYVFVTLVAFSAMDEYAVRRGTDGAHTILLGSMGALCTLMYSAPASPLTQPRNVLFGHVAAAVVGAAVNAITADDGGLGSGGAGATRGMPRWVAKAVAPAVAIAALGRMGITHPPAGAVSIIAVSDRTMIELGFRAVYLPVFAMAALSIAFAAVLNNSNSKRQYPMVW, from the coding sequence ATGCACTCCGTGCCCTCATCGGTATGGCACGgcatccccgcgccccggTCAGAGCacagcgacgacggcacGTCCCGCTCCGGATCGGTCTGGGCGGGGAACGCGTACCTGGATTCGTCCGTGCACGGAACCACCGCGGGCCCCCGCAGGTCCGActcgtggcgcgcgcgcgtggccgccggcggcggcgacggcgtcgacatcgaggccatcgcgggtATCGCGGCGGTTGATatcgcgctcgccaggggcgaggtcgcgcgcatcgtcgcgcgccagcccgcgcggcgcgtcggtcgcTCCAACACCAacaccaccgccaccgccgaccaCGACGAAGGCGATCGTGGCGGCTTCGGCCAAGACGAAAGAGCGGCGAGCGTCACCGCCAAGAACCCCTACAGGGACGCCATCGTGAACGCGCTGGGCCACCTCGCtaaggacgcgggcggcatcGCGTGGATCGAGGTGtgggcgcgcgacgacgaggactccGACGAGCTCCACCTGCAAACCTCGTGGCTcaaccgcggcggtcggatggtcgcgccgcccgcgctggcgagggcgctcaaAACCCCGGCGCAGCCGTGCGCCCCGGGCGTCCGCCTTCCCGGCACGCTCTTCGCCCTGGGCACCGGTTCACCCGCCACGCTCGGGTCGCCGGTGCACTGGCGcccgctcgcggagctcgcggctaACCCCGACGTGCAACACGACGATTTCGTGCGaaggctcgaggaggcgctccccggcgcgagcgcgtgcggcgtcgtcacgcgcgacgcgagcgtgatGCTGCTGATGGTGACGATGCCACCGGAACGAtgggacgtccgcgcgccgccgccgccgtgcgaggggacggcgacggcggcgccgatgcttcgcgcgggggcggaggcggtggctGGGATGTTATGGATGGGtcgcgcgaggctggcgcaCGTGGCGGGtaggcgcgcgagggcggcgcgcgcgtggagcgccctccgcgcgctcgcgaggacccgcgcgctgcgAAACATGGTCGTGACGGCGCAGTacacgttcgcggcggggctGCTCGagcccgaacgcgccgaaaGCTCAAAGGCGACTGACGAttcgcgggggcgagggggcgACTTCGGCGCGCAAAAAATATCGCCAAATTCGCCAAATTCGCCAGCCGTGACCTCCGCGATGAGATCTTACGTGCTCAAGGTGTGGAACAAGTGcaagggcgcggggggcgtgcCGATGCCGAGGGACAACTGGGAGAAGACGGCGTACACCTTCGCGTACGTCttcgtcaccctcgtcgcgttcagcgcgatggacgagtaCGCGGTGCGACGAGGCACCGACGGCGCTCACACGATCCTGCTCGGGTCCATGGGCGCGCTGTGCACGCTGATGTAcagcgccccggcgtcgccgctgacgcAGCCGAGGAACGTGCTGTtcgggcacgtcgccgccgcggtcgtcggcgcggcggtcaacgcgatcaccgcggacgacggaggtttgggcagcggcggcgcgggcgcgacgagggggaTGCCCCGATGGGTGGCAAAGGCGGttgcgcccgcggtggcgatcgccgcgctggggCGGATGGGGATCACGCACCCGCCCGCCGGGGCGGTGAGCATCATCGCGGTGAGCGACAGGACGATGATCGAGCTCGGGTTCCGTGCGGTGTACCTGCCGGTGTTTGCCATGGCGGCGCTGTCaatcgcgttcgcggcggtgctcaaCAACTCAAACTCGAAGCGGCAGTATCCTATGGTTTGGTAG
- a CDS encoding predicted protein, with protein MPPKKVEPEEKLGPWALGRFTSNLKVGLVGMPNVGKSTLYNALSNCSIPAENFPFCTIDPNSTRVNVPDDRFDWLVDHHKPKSVVQPYLEIVDIAGLVKGAAEGAGLGNAFLSHIKAVDGIIHVMRAFDDPDVIHVEDRVDPVDDIEIITSELRNKDLEFMNMTKGKLDKDKQKAAQNPQMAKAHATETACVEKVIKWLEDGKEVRNGMDEWSTTDIDFLNKYQLLTAKPVIYVVNLTKKDYARKANKWLKKIHEWVMGHGGGVIIPFSGAFEAELQDVPEEGKAEYEKEQGMTSVLPKIIKTGFSTIHLIYFFTAGPDEVKAWCIRKGFKAPQAAGAIHTDFERGFICAEVMGFDTLKELGTEAEVKAKGKYRQEGKTYTVEDGDIIFFKFNVTAAKKK; from the exons ATGCCTCCCAAGAAAGTCGAACCCGAGGAGAAGCTCGGCCCCTGGGCCCTCGGCCGCTTCACCAGCAACCTCAAG GTCGGCCTCGTCGGTATGCCCAACGTCGGCAAGTCCACGCTGTACAACGCCCTGTCGAACTGCTCCATCCCCGCCGAGAACTTCCCCTTCTGCACCATCGATCCCAACTCGACGCGCGTGAACGTCCCCGACGATCGCTTCGACTGGCTCGTGGACCACCACAAGCCCAAGTCCGTGGTTCAGCCCTACCTCGAGATCGTCGACATCGCCGGTCTCGtcaagggcgccgcggagggagCCGGTCTCGGTAACGCCTTCCTCTCGCACATCAAGGCGGTCGACGGCATCATCCACGTCATGCGCGCCttcgacgacccggacgtCATCCACGTCGAAGATCGCGTCGATCCCGTGGACGACATCGAGATCATCACCAGCGAGCTCCGCAACAAGGACCTGGAGTTCATGAACATGACCAAGGGCAAGCTCGACAAGGATAAGCAGAAGGCGGCGCAGAACCCGCAGATGGCCAAGGCGCACGCCACCGAGACGGCGTGCGTCGAGAAGGTCATCAAGTGGCTCGAGGATGGCAAGGAAGTTCGCAACGGGATGGACGAGTGGTCCACCACCGACATCGACTTCCTCAACAAGTACCAGCTCCTCACCGCCAAGCCCGTCATCTACGTCGTCAACCTCACCAAGAAGGACTACGCGAGGAAGGCGAACAAGTGGCTCAAGAAGATTCACGAGTGGGTCAtgggccacggcggcggcgtcatcatCCCCTTCTCCGGAGCCTTTGAGGCTGAGCTCCAGGACGTGCCCGAGGAGGGCAAGGCTGAGTACGAGAAGGAGCAGGGCATGACCTCCGTCCTTCCCAAGATCATCAAGACCGGGTTCAGCACCATCCACCTCATCTATTTCTTCACCGCGGGGCCCGACGAGGTGAAGGCGTGGTGCATTCGCAAGGGTTTCAAGGCTCcgcaggcggcgggcgccatccACACCGACTTTGAGCGCGGCTTCATCTGCGCCGAGGTTATGGGTTTCGACACCCTGAAGGAGCTCGGaaccgaggcggaggtgaagGCTAAGGGGAAGTACAGGCAGGAGGGTAAGACGTACACGGTGGAGGACGGGGACATCATCTTCTTCAAGTTCAACGTCACCGCGGCCAAGAAGAAGTGA
- a CDS encoding predicted protein has product MSVKLGSVRADTRCAICWGTLKKVKVVSPCLHRFCQGCIEEHLRKLNHHCPTCRLHVPSRRALRDDPGFDAIVHALYANVPDYDLQENAYSASVAQVKKGEDAEEKEREREAKRRRKEEAAALREKMKAEEAERRARARAEAEVAAAAAAEQRARQLAEREAAEAHAAAVAAAKAAATAQSAGPEPHAHVGGAAGDDDDAQLAPAKRPVGRPRSTQRGEAKATSFKATGNSVQVVAAFSDDFAGLYASRAVDDRARAELDAEGGTGAGILTYNVELRGAPFADSRTPPVLPSPHVSVPAGATLGVVKKIVGSQCGCSHTRVMIFGGEPGAEVVLDASTALRTALWPQLNGRNGSNELVLLYALQ; this is encoded by the exons ATGTCCGTGAAGCTCGGATCCGTCCGGGCGGACACGCGATGCGCCATCTGCTGGGGCACCCTGAAGAAGGTCAAGGTGGTCTCGCCCTGCCTCCACCGCTTCTGCCAGGGATGCATCGAGGAGCACCTCCGCAAGCT CAACCATCACTGCCCCACGTGCAGGCTGCACGTgccgtcccgccgcgccctccgcgacgatccgggcttcgacgccatcgtccaCGCGCTCTACGCCAACGTCCCGGACTACGACCTGCAGGAGAACGCGTACAGCGCGAGCGTGGCGCAGGTGaagaagggcgaggacgccgaggagaaggagcgcgagcgcgaggccaaGCGGCGTCGCAAGGAagaggccgcggcgctccgcgagaagatgaaggcggaggaggctgagcgacgcgcgcgggcgagggcagaggcggaggtcgccgccgccgccgccgccgagcagcgcgcgaggcagctcgcggagcgggaggctgcggaggcgcacgcggcggcggtcgccgccgcgaaggccgcggcgaccgcgcagTCCGCCGGACCGGAGCCGCACGCACACGTGGGGGGcgcagccggcgacgacgacgacgcacagctggcgccggcgaagaggCCGGTGGGCCGGCCGCGATCGACCCAACGGGgggaggccaaggcgacgaGTTTCAAGGCGACGGGAAACTCGGTGCAGGTGGTGGCCGCCTTCTCGGACGACTTCGCGGGGCTGTACGCGTCcagggcggtggacgacagggcccgcgcggagctggacgcggagggtgggaccggcgcgggcatcTTGACGTACAATGTGGAGCTGCGGGGCGCGCCCTTTGCCGATTCCAGGACGCCGCCCGTACTTCCCTCGCCGCACGTCTCCgtgcccgcgggggcgacgctcGGGGTGGTCAAGAAGATCGTGGGTTCGCAGTGCGGGTGCAGTCACACGCGCGTGATgatcttcggcggcgagccgggcgccgaggttgtgctggacgcgagcaccgccCTCAGGACGGCGCTGTGGCCGCAACTGAACGGCCGGAACGGTTCGAACGAGCTCGTGTTGCTCTACGCGCTGCAGTga
- a CDS encoding tryptophan-rich sensory-like protein (Has domain for tryptophan-rich sensory protein (mitochondrial benzodiazepine receptor homolog) [Signal transduction mechanisms]. COG7476) → MPLSVVAPSAVTLVGSARAARGRCVARRAVQRPRAARIVCAGSGADDYAGMLSRALRTIDTGALGSVPAAAASAPISTPTPAADPVKESTVIKSAIKSPTERARDPRFDASRQEEAKLDSMREAARKRMSGKVDPEPAPTTPAYDDIEPVVTSSESPDAGMVVDGGAIWRYFLCTAVQFSVMVWFSMWLNVGISRSPLDLTYQKALVGAWFGFNALKSRVFSPLNASRPKVEGEKDAIKERRRPSWMPPPIAFPIIWTTIAVLRAVSSVVVFSTTGTLNNPAHFAMLLHLAVGDTWNSINNAEKRLGTAVVGVCAVLASVYNVVYQYWSVTPTAGVLIAPSAVWITVATVLVYTIWKINPREDGTREPLWPMKPAKA, encoded by the coding sequence ATGCCtctctccgtcgtcgccccgtccGCCGTGACCCTCGTTGGGtccgctcgagccgcgcgcggccgctgcgtcgcgcgtcgggcggtccagcgcccgcgcgcggcgcggatcgTCTGCGCGGGCTCCGGTGCCGACGATTACGCGGGAATGCTCTCGCGAGCGCTCCGCACCATCGACACCGGCGCGCTGGGATCcgtcccggccgccgcggcgtcggccccgatctcgacgccgacgccagccGCGGATCCGGTCAAGGAGAGCACCGTCATCAAGAGCGCGATCAAATCCccgacggagcgcgcgcgagatcctcgATTCGACGCGTCCAGacaggaggaggccaagctTGATTCcatgcgcgaggcggcgaggaagcgcATGTCCGGCAAGGTGGAtcccgaacccgcgccgacgacgcccgcgtacGACGATATCGAACCCGTCGTGACGTCCTCGGAGTCTCCGGACGCCGGCAtggtcgtcgacgggggcgccATCTGGCGGTACTTCCTCTGCACCGCGGTGCAATTCAGCGTGATGGTCTGGTTCTCCATGTGGCTCAACGTCGGGATCTCCAGGTCGCCGCTGGATCTCACGTACCAGAAGGCGCTCGTGGGCGCGTGGTTCGGGTTCAACGCGCTCAAATCCCGGGTCTTCTCCCCGTTGAACGCGTCCAGACCGAAGGTTGAAGGGGAGAAGGACGCGATCAaggagcgccgccggccgagctggatgccgccgcccatcgcgttCCCGATCATCTGGACCACCATCGCGGTGCTCCGCGCCGTGtccagcgtcgtcgtcttctcAACCACCGGCACCCTGAACAACCCGGCGCACTTCGCCATGCTCctgcacctcgccgtcggagaCACGTGGAACTCAATCAACAACGCGGAGAAGCGGCTCGGCAcagccgtcgtcggcgtctgcgCCGTGCTAGCCTCCGTGTACAACGTGGTGTACCAGTACTGGAGCgtgacgccgacggcgggagttctcatcgcgccgtccgcggtgtGGATCACCGTGGCGACGGTGCTGGTGTACACGATATGGAAGATCaacccgcgcgaggacggcacCAGGGAGCCGCTCTGGCCGATGAAGCCGGCGAAGGCGTGA
- a CDS encoding predicted protein: MLHRNASLCDLPVELKVLVLSHIERVETGQILGLSSDVWEALSLLRALQQAFYFEGAPSEFADHLVRLLGDDRVRSLGKERALELLIGDDKDRLCEYACGRNFEVLKWAHNELDLPWAPYPAGRVSDDVLALRVLRETWQLEGMWSENVGPEGWYGVTMVDGRVVKLELCNSQGLGAVPAEMGQLTSLKGLYLCCNLLMSVPAAIRRARCYVGLDRGVTVDE, encoded by the coding sequence ATGCTTCACCGAAACGCCAGCCTTTGCGACCTCCCCGTGGAGCTCAAGGTACTCGTCCTTTCCCacatcgagcgcgtcgaaaCAGGTCAGATACTGGGGTTGAGCTCGGACGTTTGGGAGGCTCTTTCCCTGCTCAGGGCTTTGCAGCAGGCTTTCTACTTCGAGGGGGCACCGAGCGAGTTCGCCGACCACCTCGTTCGTCTCCTGGGTGACGATCGCGTGCGGTCCCTGGGCAAGGAGCGCGCGTTGGAACTCCTCATAGGGGACGATAAGGACCGCCTCTGCGAGTACGCCTGCGGACGAAACTTCGAGGTTCTGAAGTGGGCTCACAACGAGCTCGACCTTCCGTGGGCGCCGTAtcccgccgggcgcgtgagcgacgacgtcctcgcgctaCGCGTGCTACGTGAGACATGGCAGCTCGAAGGGATGTGGTCGGAGAACGTAGGGCCGGAGGGGTGGTACGGGGTGACGATGGTTGACGGCCGAGTGGTGAAGCTCGAGTTGTGCAACTCCCAGGGACTTGGTgcggtgccggcggagatggggcagctcacgtcgctgaaggGGTTGTACCTCTGCTGCAATCTGCTGATGAGCGTGCCGGCTGCGATACGCAGGGCGCGATGTTATGTGGGTCTGGATCGCGGCgtgacggtggacgagtaa
- a CDS encoding hypothetical protein (Has YXKO-related domain. B.subtilis YXKO protein of unknown function and related proteins) produces the protein MDANEDDVALASSSSQRWESPGYETLRLLVPELDSSRYHKGQAGKIGVVGGCSEYTGAPYFAAMSALKMGADLAHVFCAEGAGQVIKSYSPELIVHPYLREGVKDVTPWLHRMDAIVVGPGLGRDPTMSEIAKRIIAFAHERDVPLVIDADGLRVLMEDQGLIGGPGRAVLTPNKAELGRFSAQIARTRGDPPPETTMAQARYVTAQLDGPVVVAKGEVDIVGRRTSSFRRHLVCDEPGSPRRCGGQGDVLAGSIATFLAWATRSKEAERAIARRIDVEGDHVEGDLIAAGDGPDVVAAYAGCLVTRVAARAAFERKRRSMLATDVIEELGETMQRLFPVYVDED, from the exons atggacgcgaacgaggacgacgtcgccctcgcgtcgtcgtcgtcgcagcgGTGGGAGAGCCCAGGGTACGAAACCCTGCGCCTGCTCGTGCCCGAGCTCGATTCCTCGAGGTATCACAAGGGCCAGGCTGGCAAGATCGGCGTCGTGGGGGGATGCTCCGAGTACACGGGAGCCCCGTACTTCGCAGCCATGTCCGCGTTGAAGATGGGCGCCGACCTCGCTCACGTGTTCTGCGCCGAGGGGGCGGGGCAGGTGATCAAGTCCTACTCCCCCGAGCTCATCGTCCATCCGTACCTTCGCGAGGGCGTTAAGGAC GTAACGCCGTGGCTTCACAGGATGGACGCCATCGTGGTGGGACCGGGGCTCGGACGCGATCCGACGATGTCCGAGATCGCCAAACGGATAATCGCCTTCGCTCACGAGCGGGACGTACCCTTGgtgatcgacgcggacggcctTCGGGTGCTGATGGAGGATCAGGGATTGATCGGGGGGCCGGGTCGCGCGGTGCTGACGCCGAACAAAGCCGAGCTCGGTCGTTTCAGCGCTCAGATTGCGCGTACCCGGGGGGATCCaccgccggagacgacgatgGCGCAGGCGCGATACGTCACCGCTCAACTCGACGGCCCGGTCGTCGTGGCGAAAGGGGAGGTTGACATC GTTGGGCGTCGAACCTCGTCCTTTCGACGTCATCTCGTCTGCGACGAGCCGGgatcgcctcggcgatgcGGGGGCCAAggcgacgtgctcgccggGTCCATCGCCACCTTCCTCGCGTGGGCGACCAGGAGCAaagaggcggagcgcgccatcgcgcggcgcatcgACGTGGAGGGCGATCACGTGGAGGGAGATCTCATCGCTGCGGGTGACGGACCAGA cgtcgtcgcggcgtacgcggggTGTCTggtcacgcgcgtcgccgcgcgagccgcgttCGAGAGGAAGCGGCGGTCCATGCTCGCCACGGACGtcatcgaggagctcggcgagacCATGCAGCGACTCTTTCCCGTgtacgtggacgaggactGA
- a CDS encoding zinc finger family protein, with product MGPPAASSTERREPRIFETWEGNDRFFCDGRCMTGPSPGSLAGTCALVLVPSIVFNALVVPDVASKYSLAFTVVAIAWPLWCLSCLVAAGTTDPGIVRREPYRPPPEGRARARYKEERLPNGKSVTVKWNDTCNLYQPPRAHHCSVNDDCIDKFDHHCPWVGTTIGRRNYRPFLGFVFGTAILCVFVIATCALQIKIKYDELPADAQSRNLKAMGKAPAAMIVLFVSFLGFCFVGVLSCFHAYLVATNQTTYENFRDGYSWDENPYNKGLVGNCLEAWCSRAPPSRFRFR from the exons ATGGGGCCAcctgcggcgtcgtcgacggagcgccgcgagcctcggaTCTTCGAGACGTGGGAGGGCAACGAC CGATTTTTCTGCGACGGCCGATGCATGACCGGCCCGTCCCCCGGGTCGCTCGCGGGCAcgtgcgcgctcgtcctcgtcccgtCCATCGTGTTCAACGCCCTGGTCGTcccggacgtcgcgtcgaagTACTCGCTCGCGTTCACCGTCGTCGCAATCGCGTGGCCGCTGTGGTGCCTCTCGTGCCTAGTCGCCGCGGGTACGACGGACCCGGGCATCGTTCGCAGGGAACCGTACCGTCCGCCCCCCGAGGGCCGCGCCCGGGCGAGGTACAAGGAAGAGCGCCTCCCCAACGGTAAGAGCGTCACGGTGAAGTGGAACGACACCTGCAACCTGTACCAGCCCCCGAGGGCGCACCACTGCAGCGTCAACGACGACTGCATCGACAAGTTCGACCACCACTGCCCTTGGGTGGGCACGACCATCGGCCGGCGCAACTACCGGCCATTCCTCGGGTTCGTCTTCGGAACCGCGATCCTGTGCGTCTTCGTCATCGCCACGTGCGCGCTGCAGATAAAGATCAAGTACGACGAGCTcccggcggacgcgcagTCGAGGAACTTGAAGGCGATGGGAaaagcccccgccgcgatgatcgTGCTCTTCGTCTCCTTTCTCGGTTTCTGCTTCGTCGGCGTGCTGTCCTGCTTCCACGCGTACCTGGTGGCGACGAACCAGACGACGTACGAGAACTTCCGCGACGGGTACTCGTGGGACGAGAACCCGTACAACAAGGGTTTGGTCGGGAACTGCCTCGAGGCGTGGtgctcgcgagcgccgccgagccggTTCCGCTTTCGC
- a CDS encoding predicted protein — MRTTIWRPNVRVTLNEYGEVEDTESGGEELTKKGTKRKIAPRTKGPCEHGVKYRSQCKVCSACPHGKRRTTCKECGGSQICEHGRERRYCKECGGASICEHGRRRTYCKECGGVGVCKHGRQRSRCKECGGASVCEHGRQRRYCKECGGSQICEHGRARSQCKECGGGAICEHGRRRSRCKECGGSQICEHGRVRSQCKECGGASICEHGRQRSTCKECGGSQICEHGRARSQCKECGGASICEHGRQRSQCKECGGGNPPPSTAGTMKK, encoded by the exons atgaggacgacgatctGGCGACCGAACGTGAGAGTGACCCTCAACGAGTATGGTGAAGTTGAGGACACGGAGAGTGGGGGAGAGGAGTTGACGAAGAAGGGCACGAAGCGGAAGATAGCCCCTCGCACgaaggggccatgcgagcacggggtgaagtatCGGTCGCAat gcaaggtgtgcagcgcttgtccgcacgggaagAGGCGCActacgtgcaaggagtgcggtgggtctcaaatctgcgagcacggtcgtgagcgtcgttactgcaaggagtgcggtggtgcatcaatctgcgagcacggtcgtcggcgcacttactgcaaggagtgcggtggggtTGGAGTCTGCAagcacggccgtcagcgctctaggtgcaaggagtgcggtggtgcatcagTCTGCGAGCATGGTCGTCAGCGCAgatactgcaaggagtgcggcgggtctcaaatctgcgagcacggtcgtgcgcgctctcagtgcaaggagtgcggtgggggcgcaatctgcgagcacggtcgtcggcgctctcggtgcaaagagtgcggtgggtctcaaatctgcgagcacggtcgtgtgcGTTCTcaatgcaaggagtgcggtggtgcatcaatctgcgagcacggtcgtcagcgctctacgtgcaaggagtgcggtgggtctcaaatctgcgagcacggtcgtgcgcgctctcagtgcaaggagtgcggtggtgcatcaatctgcgagcacggtcgtcagcgctctcaatgcaaggagtgcggcggtgGGAACCCTCCGCCGTCGACAGCCGGGACGATGAAAAAATAG